A DNA window from Mya arenaria isolate MELC-2E11 chromosome 17, ASM2691426v1 contains the following coding sequences:
- the LOC128223085 gene encoding uncharacterized protein LOC128223085: MVFECTFSERKLRWGTFGSLILHICQTGIFLGLISGWRFKYPTSSPPETNTLCMTCDDLKPPLYNFLDIDKEIYALRQSHNSSLCCGDVNKVLQLQIKKEVSLQYYDTSESASGIITESFIKDCELEKDTKTPKAKLVGLVDSVPSFIVKDNSKLRWNKNSRTFTANNCIHLELEGEIFIKTPGYYIVSSTLNVNATGSKTTTTTFSHNVNLLSHTFGTTGVLMQRNRSIKDSEGGVFTSFISAFFKLQKYDRISVSVSHPEYIARNSSDDTFIVYFTYNLN, encoded by the exons atgGTATTTGAATGCACATTTTCGGAGAGGAAATTGAGATGGGGTACGTTTGGATCGCTGATCTTACATATCTGCCAGACAGGCATTTTCCTCGGACTGATTTCGGGATGGCGTTTTAAATATCCAACGTCTTCACCACCTGAGACTAACACGCTGTGTATGACATGCGATGATCTCAAACCACCCCTATATAACTTTCTAGACATCGATAAGGAAATCTATGCTCTTCGACAAAGCCATAACTCTTCACTATGTTGCGGCGACGTCAACAAAGTCTTGCAGcttcaaattaaaaag GAAGTGTCTTTGCAATACTACGACACCAGCGAATCTGCTTCAG GTATAATTACAGAATCGTTTATCAAAGACTGTGAGCTAGAAAAAGACACGAAGACACCTAAAGCTAAGCTGGTCGGTTTAGTAGATAGCGTTCCAAGTTTCATTGTTAAAG ACAATTCAAAACTTCGATGGAATAAAAACAGCCGCACATTTACTGCGAACAACTGCATTCATCTTGAACTTGAAGGGGAAATCTTCATCAAAACACCAGGCTACTATATAGTATCTTCAACGTTAAATGTTAATGCTACGGGAAGTAAGACCACAACAACAACTTTCAGCCACAATGTTAACCTACTGTCACACACATTTGGAACGACTGGTGTTCTTATGCAACGAAATAGATCCATCAAAGACTCAGAAGGCGGTGTGTTTACAAGTTTTATATCTGCGTTTTTTAAGCTCCAAAAGTATGATAGGATCTCTGTTTCTGTCAGCCACCCAGAATACATAGCTCGTAACTCTTCTGATGAcacttttattgtatattttacttACAATTTGAACTAA